The Klebsiella aerogenes KCTC 2190 region CGCTATTTCCGGCGCGTTTGCGGTGGTGACTAGCCTGTTTATTTCCCGACTGGCAGGCACGCTTAACCGGAAAAACCTGCTGCTTGGCCTGACGTGCATCATGGCACTTTCGGGGGGCGTCATTGCGATGGCACCTAATTACCTGACCTATATGACCGGCCGGGCCCTGATTGGCATCGTGGTCGGCGGGTTCTGGTCGATGTCGGCGGCGACAGCGATGCGTCTGGTGCCGGTGCACCGTGTTCCGCTGGCCCTGGCCATTTTTAACAGCGGCAATGCGCTGGCAACCGTTGTGGCCGCGCCTCTGGGCAGCTGGCTGGGTTCCGTCATCGGCTGGCGGGGAGCCTTTTTCTGCCTGTTACCCGTCGCCATCGTCGCGTTTATCTGGCAACTGCTCAGCCTGCCTTCCATGCAGGTTACCCGCCAGCCAGCGGGGGCCGGCAACGTCTTTGCACTGTTACGCCGTCGGGTGGTCATGCTGGGCATGCTCGGTGTGGGGATCTTCTTTATGGGGCAGTTCACGCTCTTTACCTATATCCGGCCTTTCCTTGAGACGGTCACGAAGGTGGACGTCTCAGCGGTGACTCTCATCCTGCTGGTCATCGGGAGCGCGGGTTTCATCGGCACCACGCTGATTGGCCGGGTATTGAAGCGCGGATTCTACCCGACGCTAATGGCCATTCCTGTGCTGATGGCGACCGTCGCGCTGGCCCTGATCGCGTTTGGCAGCCAGGCGGCCATCGTGACGGCCTTGCTCGGGCTGTGGGGGTTTATTTCAACTGCCGCGCCCGTGGGATGGTGGGCATGGGTTCCACGCACGTTCCCGCAGAATGCCGAAGCGGGCGGCGGGCTGATGGTGGCGATGGTGCAGTTGTCCATTGCGCTGGGATCCACCGTGGGGGGCGTGCTGTTCGACCATCATGGCTACCAGAGCACCTTCCTGGCCAGCGCCGCGATGTTGATTATCGCAACCGTACTGCTTTTCCTGACCTCACGTGCAGACGCGTCTGCCGATGGTCTTTCATCACACTCGTCCTGACAAGGAAACTATCATGAATAAATTTGCGTTAGCCCTGGGAATGTTCATCAGCGCATTTGCCGCCTCGGCGGCGGATATGTCCAGAGGCGCTGATAACTTTTATAAAAGCGAAAAGGTGACGCAGCAGAAAGTCACCTTTAAAAATCAGTATCAAATGAACGTGGTTGGCAATCTGTTTGTCCCGAAAACGATAAATCAGAACGCCAAAAACCCGGCGATCGTCGTTGGTCATCCAATGGGCGCGGTCAAGGAACAAAGCGCAAACCTGTATGCGCAGAGGCTGGCAGAGCAGGGGTTTGTTACGCTGGCGATCGATCTCTCGTTCTGGGGAGAAAGCGAAGGCAAGCCGGGGCACCTGATTTCACCGGAAATCTACGCGGATGATTTCAGCGCGGCGGTGGATTACCTTAGTACACAATCGTTTATTGATCCAGATAATATCGGCGTGCTGGGCATCTGCGGCAGCGGAAGTTTTGTCATCAGCGCCGCGAAAATTGACCCGCGTATGAAAGCTATCGCCACCGTCAGCATGTATGACATGGGCGCCGCGTTTCGTAACGGCCTTAACCACTCCCAGACGCTGGAACAGCGTAAGGCCTTTATCCAGTCGGCCATTGAGCAGCGGTTTGCCGAATTCAAAGGAGGAGAGAAAACTTATATTCCGGGCACTGTGAATAAGCTGGACGCTTCCACGCCGGAAATTCAGCGCGAGTTCTTTGATTTCTATCGCACCGAACGCGGCGGTTATACCCCGCAGGGCGAGAAAGAGGAACTGACGACAAAACCGATGCTGAGCAGTATCGGTAAGTTTATGAACTTCTACCCGTTCAATGATATTGAAACCATTTCGCCGCGTCCGATGCTCTTTATTACCGGTGACCAGGCCCATTCAAAAGAGTTCAGCGAGGACGCTTTTAAGCGCGCCGGTCAACCTAAAGAGCTGTATGTCGTTCCGGGGGCAGGGCACGTCGATCTGTATGACCGCACGGATGTGATCCCCTTCGACAAGCTGACGGACTTTTTCCGCAACAACCTGAAATAACGCGTGGTAATAGGTTGTATCAACAGCTACCGGCCTTCGGGTCGGTAGTGGGGCGTAATTTGCTCAAAAGGACAAAATGCTGCCGCATCACTGAGAGATGAAATGTCTGTGTAGTGCCAAAGGCGGACGCTGCAATATATTCCGCTTTCGGCATGAATCGGACTGAGGTAACGTAGCGGAAATATTTTTCTGGACTCAATCACGATGCCTTCCATCGAAACGTTTATAACTTTCCTTCTCGCGCTGACGCTGCTGGAGATTTCTCCTGGGCCAGACATGATGCTGACTATCGCCAGAGGTGTCGGTCAGGGAAGACGTATTGCGCTGCTTACGGTCCTGGGCAATGTATTTGTAGCAGGTTTTGTGCAAGTTTCTTTTCTTGTCCTCGGGCTGGTAACCGTTGTTCATGCCTGGCCGGTTGCGCTGGATCTGTTACGGTGGATCGGTGCGGCTTATCTGATGTGGCTGGGCATAAAAATGATTGCGACTTCAGGTACTGATACGCGGCTGCGAAAAACGGCAAAAATTTCTGACTGGAATGCCGTTAAGGAAGGCGCTCTGAACAGCCTGACTAACCCAAAATCCCTGCTGTTCATGTTTGCTTTTCTTCCTCAATTTGTTGATCCCGCAGCGGGTCCAGTTTGGCTGCAATTGCTTGTCCTTGGCAGTATCCAAAAGCTGGCAGGAATCGTGTCTCTGGGGTCAGTCGCGATGGCATCAGGCACATTTGGTAACTGGCTAGGTAAACACCCAGGCGTTATCAAATGGCAGGAACGATTTACAGGTGTTGTCATGATTGGCCTGGGTATCCGCATGTTGTTTAGCGGGTCCGGCATAGTATCAAAATCTATCCGTTAGGTTATACAGAACCGGTAAATCCTGTGTCCGCTTCTCGCTCAGACAGGATTTTAAATTCAGTTGGTTGGTTCGCTTTGTACCAGGAGCGGACAGTTTAGTTCTGGAGCATCATTTATATTGACCGATTGCCGTTAGTGATGCGTACAAATGATTTATTGTGGGAAGAAGACATTGTTGATTTTATGTTAATGCTATAGGCTGGCTGCAATTTATTCTAATAAACCAGACTATGTAACCTGACTATTCAAGGGGATATAATGATTTTTCAGCAGGCACCTCAGCTAGAGACTGAGCGCTTAATTCTAAAACATTTCACGTTAGAGGATTTTTCCGCTCTTCAGGCATGCTGGGCTGATCCAGAAATGGTTAAGATAAATGGCGGAGAAGTTCCCACGGCAGAAGCAGTATGGGCCCGCTTGTTACGTTACATAGGTCACTGGCAAGCTTTAGGTTATGGATACTGGGCTGTTTTTGAAAAAGCAACATAATGGTGAGGTCTGACGCTGTTGTAGTAGTTCAATATGTAACCATTAATTTGCTGTCGGGCTTCGTCCTTGCCTGCGTAACCATTCATTTTCGACCCCGCTAGAAACAGTACTAGCAATAAAAGAGGAAAAGTTCAGGCATTAAAGTGATTGCCTGAATGGACCTTTTAACCCTCACCTCTGTGACATGTACGGATATGAAGTTAATGCTTGCTACAACAGACGTAAAAATGAAATCATACTCCCCTCTGCTGTCTTACAGTCACCATTGCTTATGAGCAACCTCGGGATCAGATATAACTATGGCTCTATCGGAATTATTATTGCCCATGAAATAAGTCATGCTCTCGACGATGAAGGTTGCTATTTTGACGAAAATGGAAATTTAAACATGCTATGGACACAACAGGATGAAGCTAATTTTATTCAAAAAGCAAATGTAATCGCTGATTTTTACAGCAATATAGAAGTCCTTCCCGGAAACTACATTAATGGGCTTCTGACCAGGGGAGAATGCTTGGCTGATTTATCTGGTTGCGATATTGCCTGGAAAACGCTTCAGAGGCTGTCTCAGGAAGAAACTAGTGAATTACGTGAAGCTTTCCAGACCAGTCTGTTAATGCTCTGGCGTGAATATGCCTCTGAAAATATCATGCGTAAGTTGTTAACCAGCGGTCCCCATGCTCCTGCACGCTTTCGTGCAATAGGATGTCTTCATTATCTTGCGAGGCGATATTCCGGAGACGAAAGCGTGAATCAGGGGATTCAGGCGATTGAATTATTTTAATTTATAAGGCTACACAGCCCTCAGGCTGTGTAGCCTTTCTACTATTCCAGCTCGAGGTTGTTTGACCGTGTCTTTGGAGAAAAATATTTTTCGACAAATGAGAAGATTACAATTAGCAAAAAGCCTGAGCCACTGAAGGCATAAAGCGCGTATATTACCCCAAGGTAATCCGAACTATACCCGGCACCTATAGAGACTATTGCAGTGATCATCATCTGCCATCGGTAGCTCTTAGCCATAGCAGCAGCCACATGATTTTCATCAAATTTTTTCAATACTGAATATACCGCGAGCGAGAAAACAACATTTGAAAAAATATGTGCAATAAAGACCAGTGCCAATGCCAGGTAAGATGAGGTTGAAAAAGGGATCAGACCATAGCATGCCACAAAAATAAACAGACATCCCAATAGCAGGCTATTATTATTACTATTTTTCTCAAAACGCTCAGGATTAAGCAGTAACGGGCCGATGAGTTGCCCTAAACTACGAGAGAAAAGAAGAGCCAAAGCTGTTGCTTGAGCTTCATGACCGGTAAGATTCGTTGGAACCAGCCCTGGCAGTAACGCCATCGCCGGGGCTCCTGCGAATGCCAATAGGGGTAATAGCAGGATACCTCGTTTCTGAGTGTTACTGATTTCTTTCCATCTTATAACTGCATCTTTTTGTTCTATATAATGGAAAATATTCCTGAACTTGCCTTTAGCGCTCAATAGCATGATGACTGACAGGGCGTAGCTGGCCAGGTCAATGATCAGCAGGTGTATTACGGTAACATGCCCCAATAGTAACAAACCCAGTCCAACACCAAAAATAACATTACATGCAAAGATAATGGTTTCCAGTGTGGTCGCAACGGGTAATTCCTTTTCACTTAACCCGGTTTTAAATATCTTACTCATAGCAGGGAACGTCATGCCGATGATGAAGGCTGACACGGTTTGTGCGATAAGAAAAAGAGGAATTGAGCCGTTTAACACAGCCATAAAAGGGGCGCTCAAGCCTGCCATGCCTAAAAATTCGCCCACGACAAGAATGGAGAAAGGGTTGCCAGTACGGCAATAATACTCTCCAACCTTACTTCCGATTAAGCCAGGAACAGTTGAAAGCACATACGCTAAAGCAAGGGAGGTTGTCGGGGCAGCGAGCCGAATCAGTTCGCTAAAAACAACAATATAGGTAATGCCATTCCCGACAGAGGAAATAATGAAAGATATACCAAGTAACATCAGCCATGGCTTTCCTGCCAGGGCATTCATGAGTGCTCGAATCATTCTTGATGTCCGTATAAGCTAAACAAGTCTTTGCTTACCTGATGCGTGCTAGCTTTCAGCCAGGCAATACATCCTTTCGGGTAGGCAGTTAAAAATAATGTTATGGGCTTATGTATGGAGCATCACATCACGAACAATCCTCAAATTTAACCTATGATAAATAATGCAAATATAACAAGTATGTGCTTTTGTCAATGCATACAAGGGAGATGTATCGCAGCGGCCTCACAGGCGGTCAACATTATTTGCCACCTCGTAGTCGTTGACTGAATTGGCCAGGTGGAACAGAGGTGTGATGTTACGTTAAGAACACTACGCTGACGTACTGGCAGGCCATAAAAAAGCAGGACAAAGCAGTCTACTCACTGACGTAATCGTGGCAGTCATGCTCAGATTTCATCCTGAACCATCTTGAGTACAGGTCCGCTATAACAAAGTCGGGCACGGAGTTTGGCTGGCCGAGGGATAGGGCGATTCCGTTTTATATGTGCCGTCTCGGTGCTGTCGCCAGCCTGGGTTTTACACTGTACTTTATCTATTCTGCAGTAAACCCTGAGCTTCACTCTCAAAAAGAGCCTGCTGCATGCAGACACTGTGGAATATGTATCGTCAGTACTGATTGCCACTCTTTGAGAAGAGCCAGAAATATTCCTGATTCTCTGTCGCTGTGATTTTGCAATGTCACTGCCATGTTTAAATATCTAGTGTGGGGCTGCAGAGTTAGAGGTTTAAATTTTAAAACGTCCCGG contains the following coding sequences:
- a CDS encoding LysE family translocator, with translation MPSIETFITFLLALTLLEISPGPDMMLTIARGVGQGRRIALLTVLGNVFVAGFVQVSFLVLGLVTVVHAWPVALDLLRWIGAAYLMWLGIKMIATSGTDTRLRKTAKISDWNAVKEGALNSLTNPKSLLFMFAFLPQFVDPAAGPVWLQLLVLGSIQKLAGIVSLGSVAMASGTFGNWLGKHPGVIKWQERFTGVVMIGLGIRMLFSGSGIVSKSIR
- a CDS encoding alpha/beta hydrolase, with translation MNKFALALGMFISAFAASAADMSRGADNFYKSEKVTQQKVTFKNQYQMNVVGNLFVPKTINQNAKNPAIVVGHPMGAVKEQSANLYAQRLAEQGFVTLAIDLSFWGESEGKPGHLISPEIYADDFSAAVDYLSTQSFIDPDNIGVLGICGSGSFVISAAKIDPRMKAIATVSMYDMGAAFRNGLNHSQTLEQRKAFIQSAIEQRFAEFKGGEKTYIPGTVNKLDASTPEIQREFFDFYRTERGGYTPQGEKEELTTKPMLSSIGKFMNFYPFNDIETISPRPMLFITGDQAHSKEFSEDAFKRAGQPKELYVVPGAGHVDLYDRTDVIPFDKLTDFFRNNLK
- a CDS encoding M13-type metalloendopeptidase — translated: MYGYEVNACYNRRKNEIILPSAVLQSPLLMSNLGIRYNYGSIGIIIAHEISHALDDEGCYFDENGNLNMLWTQQDEANFIQKANVIADFYSNIEVLPGNYINGLLTRGECLADLSGCDIAWKTLQRLSQEETSELREAFQTSLLMLWREYASENIMRKLLTSGPHAPARFRAIGCLHYLARRYSGDESVNQGIQAIELF
- a CDS encoding MFS transporter yields the protein MRNQKTETKNQNGASEKQQAHWGGVFAMTLCVFALIASEFMPVSLLTSMAHSLNVTEGMAGQGIAISGAFAVVTSLFISRLAGTLNRKNLLLGLTCIMALSGGVIAMAPNYLTYMTGRALIGIVVGGFWSMSAATAMRLVPVHRVPLALAIFNSGNALATVVAAPLGSWLGSVIGWRGAFFCLLPVAIVAFIWQLLSLPSMQVTRQPAGAGNVFALLRRRVVMLGMLGVGIFFMGQFTLFTYIRPFLETVTKVDVSAVTLILLVIGSAGFIGTTLIGRVLKRGFYPTLMAIPVLMATVALALIAFGSQAAIVTALLGLWGFISTAAPVGWWAWVPRTFPQNAEAGGGLMVAMVQLSIALGSTVGGVLFDHHGYQSTFLASAAMLIIATVLLFLTSRADASADGLSSHSS